One part of the Bacteroidia bacterium genome encodes these proteins:
- a CDS encoding dipeptidase, translating into MKRLLFTYFLLSSLFLFLASCGGGVKEQAINVADMSEEELVAYAQGVHERVITLDTHDDINVSNFTEEKNYTQDLSTQITLPKMEEGGLDVAWFIVYTGQGELDEEGYAAAYKNAMDKFTSIHWLAEKMAPDRIELAYNSEDVRRISKAGKKVAMIGIENGYPIGTDISNVKKFYDLGARYMSLSHNGHSQLCDSNTGEADSVWLHNGVSELGKEVIKEMNRYGMMIDVSHPSKKSMIDMIELSKAPIIASHSSARALCNHSRNLDDEQLELLKQNGGVVQTVAFSSYLNTDKHNAFNEKRNELYKEIAEEQGFEMVERSEIRKMNAEERSKYFEMYMKIRELAKPRMDEVKAKADPVDVKDFVDHIDYLVKKMGLAHVGISSDFDGGGGIDGWSDASETFNVTLELVRRGYSEEEISQLWSGNLLRVLDECQKIAKEIQSEQA; encoded by the coding sequence ATGAAACGCTTACTATTTACTTACTTTTTACTATCCTCTCTCTTTCTTTTTCTGGCTTCCTGCGGGGGAGGCGTAAAGGAGCAAGCGATCAATGTCGCGGATATGTCTGAAGAGGAATTGGTCGCATATGCACAGGGAGTTCACGAAAGAGTGATCACACTGGATACGCATGATGATATCAATGTTTCCAATTTTACCGAAGAAAAGAATTATACCCAGGACCTCAGCACACAGATAACCCTTCCAAAAATGGAAGAAGGGGGGCTGGATGTAGCCTGGTTTATTGTTTATACCGGACAGGGAGAGTTGGACGAAGAAGGATACGCAGCAGCCTACAAAAATGCCATGGATAAATTTACCTCCATCCATTGGTTGGCTGAAAAAATGGCTCCAGACAGAATAGAATTGGCTTATAATTCGGAGGATGTGAGGAGAATCAGCAAAGCTGGAAAAAAGGTTGCCATGATCGGCATTGAAAATGGATATCCCATTGGAACAGATATCTCAAATGTGAAGAAGTTTTACGATCTCGGTGCACGATACATGTCTCTTTCTCACAATGGACATAGTCAATTGTGCGATTCCAATACAGGAGAAGCCGATAGTGTTTGGTTACATAATGGAGTTAGTGAATTGGGGAAGGAAGTCATCAAGGAGATGAACAGATATGGGATGATGATAGACGTTTCTCATCCTTCTAAAAAGTCCATGATAGACATGATCGAACTGTCAAAAGCACCTATCATTGCTTCTCATAGTTCGGCAAGGGCACTTTGCAACCATAGTCGAAACCTGGATGATGAGCAATTGGAGCTACTGAAGCAAAATGGTGGAGTAGTTCAAACCGTTGCCTTCAGCAGCTACCTCAATACTGATAAACACAATGCTTTCAATGAAAAGCGCAATGAATTGTATAAAGAGATTGCAGAGGAGCAAGGATTTGAGATGGTAGAAAGAAGCGAGATCAGAAAGATGAATGCGGAGGAAAGAAGCAAATACTTTGAGATGTATATGAAAATCCGCGAGCTTGCCAAGCCTCGCATGGATGAAGTAAAAGCCAAAGCCGACCCGGTAGATGTCAAGGATTTTGTGGATCATATTGATTATCTGGTCAAGAAAATGGGCTTGGCCCATGTAGGCATCAGTTCGGATTTTGACGGGGGCGGTGGAATAGACGGATGGAGTGATGCCAGCGAGACCTTTAATGTTACCCTGGAACTGGTAAGGCGAGGATATTCAGAAGAAGAAATTTCCCAATTATGGAGTGGAAATCTATTGCGGGTGCTAGATGAGTGCCAGAAGATTGCGAAAGAAATTCAGTCGGAGCAAGCCTAA
- a CDS encoding NUDIX domain-containing protein, giving the protein MNKACPVLLRHKGKYTQILAFRHPRAGIQLVKGSIEAWENLPRACERELWEESGIKAEAKTFLGVWEADFEEQIWGFYLMDYEREIPESWEHYCEDGGGHVFEFFWQDIGAPLTGDWHPLFQGAIRFLRNRC; this is encoded by the coding sequence ATGAATAAAGCCTGCCCGGTCCTGCTCCGGCATAAAGGGAAATACACGCAAATTCTTGCTTTCCGGCATCCGCGGGCTGGTATTCAATTGGTCAAGGGAAGCATTGAGGCCTGGGAAAACCTTCCCAGGGCCTGCGAACGCGAATTGTGGGAGGAATCTGGCATCAAGGCCGAAGCAAAAACCTTCCTGGGAGTTTGGGAGGCTGATTTTGAAGAACAAATCTGGGGCTTTTACCTGATGGATTATGAACGGGAAATTCCCGAGAGTTGGGAACACTATTGTGAAGATGGAGGAGGACATGTCTTTGAATTTTTCTGGCAGGATATCGGGGCTCCTTTGACAGGAGATTGGCATCCTTTGTTTCAGGGAGCCATAAGATTTTTGAGAAATAGGTGTTAA
- the rlmF gene encoding 23S rRNA (adenine(1618)-N(6))-methyltransferase RlmF, translating to MPHPRNKHQTTYDLPALIGALPELKEYVKPNKYGKQSIDFFNPKAVKALNKAILIHQYGLKDWDIPDGQLCPPIPGRADYLHYAADLLAEGNKGKLPQGHKITCLDIGTGANCIYPLLGSSIYNWKFIGTDSQESSLTIAQKNLNSNPQLIEYIELRRQKNKEKIFSGIWEEGEFIDLVITNPPFHASEKEARKAQLRKLKNLKHNKQPKFKLNFGGNAEELWCEGGEIGFISRMIKESKSRGTSCFWFTSLLAREKHIPPLQKILKKEEALQVKIIPMGQGNKISRLICWSFLSKDQQTKWAKAKW from the coding sequence ATGCCCCATCCTCGAAATAAGCATCAGACTACGTATGATCTCCCAGCATTGATAGGAGCTTTGCCTGAACTAAAGGAATATGTGAAACCCAATAAATACGGCAAGCAAAGCATTGACTTCTTTAATCCAAAAGCGGTAAAAGCCCTGAATAAAGCCATACTCATCCACCAATATGGACTCAAGGATTGGGATATACCTGATGGCCAGCTTTGTCCCCCTATTCCAGGTAGAGCCGATTACTTGCATTATGCGGCAGACCTTTTGGCAGAAGGAAACAAAGGAAAGCTTCCCCAGGGCCATAAAATAACATGCCTGGATATTGGGACCGGAGCTAACTGTATTTATCCTTTGCTGGGAAGTAGTATTTATAATTGGAAATTTATAGGAACAGACTCACAAGAAAGTTCGCTTACTATTGCTCAGAAAAACCTGAATTCAAATCCACAATTGATTGAGTACATAGAGCTGAGGCGGCAGAAAAACAAAGAGAAGATATTCTCTGGAATCTGGGAAGAAGGAGAATTTATCGATCTGGTGATAACTAACCCTCCCTTTCACGCATCAGAAAAAGAGGCCCGAAAAGCGCAATTGAGAAAGCTTAAGAATCTGAAGCACAATAAGCAGCCGAAATTCAAATTGAATTTCGGAGGAAATGCAGAGGAACTATGGTGTGAAGGGGGAGAAATAGGCTTCATAAGCCGTATGATTAAGGAAAGTAAGAGCAGAGGAACTTCCTGTTTTTGGTTTACTAGCCTGCTTGCCCGTGAAAAACATATTCCCCCACTTCAAAAAATCCTAAAAAAAGAGGAAGCTCTTCAAGTGAAGATCATTCCGATGGGGCAGGGCAATAAAATAAGCCGACTTATTTGTTGGTCTTTTTTGAGTAAGGATCAGCAGACTAAATGGGCAAAAGCAAAATGGTAG
- a CDS encoding metallophosphoesterase family protein, producing MRKTIGLISDTHGLLRPEAVEALKGSDIIIHAGDIGKAEILEELAKIAPVYSIRGNIDKADWCQEYPETEVVEYEGLFCYVIHDLNDLDLDPKAAGFQVVISGHSHKPKEFIKEDVLYINPGSAGKRRFKLPITCAKLYWDGEVLESERFELIQIPS from the coding sequence GTGAGAAAAACCATTGGACTAATTTCAGATACACATGGCTTGCTGAGACCCGAAGCAGTAGAGGCCCTGAAAGGCAGTGATATAATTATTCATGCAGGTGATATTGGGAAAGCTGAAATCCTGGAGGAATTGGCTAAAATAGCACCGGTATACAGTATCCGTGGAAATATCGATAAAGCCGATTGGTGTCAAGAATATCCGGAGACCGAAGTGGTCGAATACGAAGGCCTTTTCTGTTACGTGATCCATGACCTCAATGATTTAGACCTCGATCCCAAAGCTGCCGGTTTTCAAGTCGTTATCTCTGGTCATTCACACAAACCCAAAGAATTTATCAAGGAAGATGTCCTCTATATAAATCCCGGAAGCGCAGGCAAAAGGCGTTTCAAACTGCCCATTACCTGCGCTAAATTATATTGGGATGGAGAAGTGTTGGAAAGTGAAAGATTCGAATTAATTCAAATTCCTTCTTAG
- a CDS encoding SMP-30/gluconolactonase/LRE family protein produces the protein MRFLYLFILVSLFSCSPKPQIYEIAEEKDMIPEGIAIDPKSGKIYLSSVHKKKIGVFDPETSSFKDFITSGQYGFKRGVGMKVFDQMLFALGSDEESGKGASILLVLELESGNLIDSFSLEDSTSHFLNDLVIDGQGKIYLTDTEGHGIYALNYPEGEIELFFQDESIRYPNGIALSEDASKLFIDSWSDGIRILDLESKEILNDQHTPTSEFGIDGLSYHAGSLYAIHNSGEDHSKYGLYRIPLLENEKVLGDPEAVLIGHPKMNVPTTLSILEGTAYILANSQLDNLDQEKNQILSYEQLSPTFIIRLKLDTN, from the coding sequence ATGCGTTTCTTATATTTATTCATTTTAGTATCCCTTTTTTCCTGTTCCCCCAAGCCTCAAATCTATGAGATTGCCGAGGAGAAAGACATGATCCCAGAAGGGATTGCCATTGATCCTAAAAGTGGGAAAATCTATCTGAGTAGCGTTCATAAAAAGAAAATAGGGGTCTTTGATCCCGAAACAAGCTCATTCAAAGATTTTATTACCTCAGGTCAATACGGATTCAAAAGAGGAGTGGGGATGAAAGTATTTGATCAAATGCTTTTCGCCCTGGGAAGTGATGAGGAAAGTGGAAAAGGAGCTTCTATCTTATTGGTGTTGGAGCTCGAAAGTGGAAATCTGATAGATTCCTTTAGCCTGGAAGATTCAACTTCTCACTTTTTAAATGACCTTGTAATTGATGGGCAAGGCAAGATTTATCTGACTGACACAGAGGGGCATGGGATTTATGCATTGAACTATCCAGAGGGGGAGATAGAACTGTTTTTTCAGGATGAAAGCATTCGCTATCCAAACGGAATTGCTCTTTCTGAAGATGCATCAAAGCTATTCATTGATTCCTGGTCTGATGGGATTCGGATTCTGGATCTGGAAAGCAAAGAGATACTTAATGACCAACATACACCAACTTCCGAGTTTGGAATTGATGGTTTGTCCTATCATGCCGGATCTTTGTACGCCATTCATAATTCAGGTGAGGATCATAGCAAATATGGTCTCTACAGAATTCCGCTATTGGAGAATGAAAAAGTGCTGGGAGATCCAGAAGCTGTGCTTATTGGACATCCTAAAATGAATGTCCCAACTACGCTGAGTATTCTGGAGGGAACTGCCTATATCCTGGCGAACAGTCAATTGGATAATCTGGATCAGGAGAAGAACCAGATTTTGTCTTATGAGCAATTAAGTCCTACATTTATTATTAGACTAAAGCTTGATACCAATTAG
- a CDS encoding alpha/beta hydrolase: protein MDITLSDGRNLAYEIYGPTDGFPILGFHGTPGSRLWFVEDDPLLFELNIKLITIDRPGFGDSDSLPNRSISEFNTDVKELIDQLDLSGFSLFGISGGGAYAAAFAAQGHIGLQKVGLVASIGQFKRGKAPKEMCRPNRVAFRLARTFPFLIRFIYQQQKSLIDHKPESYKKSSRLGISHLCPSDQEVMQKTEVLDAMLLQMKEAFKQGVKEVPIELKLLASPWDFELQEIKVPTFIWHGTADTLSPISSAIDLAQKIPNAQTFFQEGKGHFLDEDPKVWRHILQNLSAG from the coding sequence ATGGATATAACTCTTTCTGACGGTCGAAATTTAGCCTATGAAATCTACGGCCCCACGGATGGATTTCCCATTCTGGGATTTCATGGGACCCCCGGTTCCCGACTTTGGTTTGTCGAAGATGATCCCCTTCTTTTTGAGCTCAATATAAAACTCATTACCATAGATCGTCCGGGTTTTGGAGATTCTGATTCACTTCCCAATAGATCCATTTCTGAATTCAATACAGATGTAAAGGAATTGATAGATCAACTTGATCTGTCTGGATTTTCTCTATTCGGAATTTCAGGAGGAGGAGCTTATGCAGCGGCTTTCGCAGCTCAGGGGCATATCGGCCTTCAAAAAGTGGGTTTGGTCGCAAGTATAGGGCAGTTTAAAAGAGGCAAAGCCCCTAAAGAAATGTGCAGACCTAATAGAGTGGCATTTCGTTTGGCTCGAACATTCCCTTTCCTCATCCGCTTCATCTATCAACAACAAAAATCCCTGATAGACCATAAACCGGAGTCCTATAAAAAATCCTCCAGGCTAGGTATATCTCATCTATGCCCCTCAGATCAGGAAGTAATGCAAAAGACAGAAGTATTAGATGCGATGCTTTTGCAGATGAAAGAAGCCTTTAAGCAGGGGGTAAAGGAAGTTCCTATTGAGTTGAAACTCCTTGCCAGCCCCTGGGATTTTGAACTTCAGGAGATCAAAGTGCCTACTTTTATTTGGCACGGAACTGCGGATACCCTTTCTCCCATTTCATCAGCAATAGACCTGGCCCAAAAAATCCCCAATGCTCAAACTTTTTTTCAGGAAGGGAAAGGGCATTTTCTGGATGAAGATCCTAAGGTATGGAGACATATCCTTCAAAATCTTAGTGCCGGCTAA
- a CDS encoding sugar kinase translates to MSIEYGILVKTKTRLESLIERFNTAAQAKFYLERMGGDFEAYEEEDAIYKESLLKVQRIFSRILKNKIIERAFLPSYIFTKKNLILVLGPDGLLANTAKYAQGVPIIGINPDPERNDGVLLPFQADNFGEAVVKTIKGQARIENRSFAEAKLNDGQRLLAFNDLFIGAASHVSARYRINFEERSENHSSSGLIVSTRTGSTGWLSSIFNMAYGIVKTFDQEISQSQPQMAENELLFAVREPFKSLRSQTDICMGFINAQKSLQLESHMPSGGLIFSDGIEEDFLHFNSGSIASIGLAKEKARLVQA, encoded by the coding sequence ATGAGCATAGAATATGGAATCCTCGTCAAGACCAAAACGCGGCTTGAATCTTTGATCGAAAGATTCAATACGGCTGCTCAGGCAAAATTTTACCTGGAAAGAATGGGGGGAGATTTTGAGGCCTATGAAGAAGAAGATGCGATCTATAAAGAATCTCTCCTTAAAGTCCAGCGAATCTTTTCTCGTATCCTCAAAAACAAAATCATAGAACGAGCTTTTCTTCCTTCTTACATTTTCACAAAGAAGAATCTCATTCTTGTGTTGGGGCCAGATGGTTTACTTGCCAATACAGCCAAGTATGCCCAGGGAGTACCGATCATTGGCATCAATCCGGACCCTGAACGCAATGATGGAGTATTACTTCCTTTTCAAGCCGATAACTTTGGAGAAGCAGTTGTAAAGACAATCAAGGGGCAAGCACGTATAGAAAATAGAAGCTTTGCAGAGGCAAAGCTAAACGACGGCCAAAGACTTTTGGCATTCAATGATCTCTTTATTGGGGCAGCCTCTCATGTTTCGGCTAGATATCGAATCAATTTTGAAGAAAGGAGTGAAAATCATTCCTCCTCAGGATTGATTGTTTCCACACGCACAGGCTCTACTGGCTGGTTGAGTTCTATCTTCAATATGGCATACGGAATTGTAAAGACGTTTGACCAGGAAATTTCCCAATCACAACCCCAAATGGCGGAAAACGAATTATTGTTTGCTGTGCGGGAGCCATTCAAAAGCCTACGATCTCAAACGGATATTTGCATGGGATTCATAAATGCTCAAAAATCCCTTCAATTAGAATCACATATGCCTTCCGGTGGGCTTATTTTTAGTGATGGTATAGAAGAAGATTTCCTGCATTTCAATAGTGGTTCCATTGCGAGTATAGGACTAGCAAAAGAAAAAGCACGTTTGGTGCAGGCTTGA
- a CDS encoding SPFH domain-containing protein has translation MLGFKHIKFDSMTYVLHFKNGEIKREGRGLSFFYFAPSSSIVAIPMGSNDLPFFFQESTRDYQQVSIQGQISYKINSPRILADVLDFTVNEDGKYKKNDVEKLNQRIINEAQTSTSAFIHGISLKDAIRSAQDIESRILQGLQESAVINMLGIEILGANILAVKASPEMARALETETREKLQQEADEAIYERRNFAVEQERKIKESELNTEIAVEEKRKQISEKKMEASVQQAENDRKLREMRVDADISVENQRKSLIQLRTANEKKQAETKGFVLEATLKPYKDLDWKTLMALGNNADPKLNIALAFRELAENADKIGNLNISPELLESILQSGGRGGRK, from the coding sequence ATGCTAGGATTTAAACACATAAAATTTGATTCCATGACCTATGTTCTCCATTTCAAAAATGGAGAAATAAAAAGAGAAGGGAGAGGGCTTTCCTTCTTTTATTTTGCTCCCAGTAGCTCAATAGTTGCTATCCCTATGGGCAGCAATGATCTTCCCTTCTTTTTTCAGGAATCCACCCGTGATTATCAGCAAGTGAGTATTCAGGGCCAAATCAGCTATAAGATTAACAGTCCTCGGATCCTCGCTGACGTTTTGGACTTTACGGTCAATGAGGATGGAAAGTATAAGAAGAATGATGTCGAAAAGCTCAATCAGCGCATCATCAATGAGGCCCAGACTTCGACTTCCGCTTTTATACACGGGATAAGCCTAAAGGATGCTATTCGTTCGGCTCAGGACATTGAAAGCCGTATCCTTCAAGGCTTACAGGAATCTGCTGTGATAAATATGCTGGGAATAGAAATATTAGGGGCCAATATTCTGGCAGTAAAGGCCAGTCCTGAAATGGCAAGGGCCCTGGAAACAGAGACACGAGAAAAGCTTCAACAGGAAGCGGATGAAGCCATTTATGAGCGACGAAATTTTGCCGTAGAACAGGAGCGAAAAATCAAAGAATCAGAATTGAATACGGAGATTGCAGTCGAAGAAAAGCGCAAGCAGATTTCTGAGAAAAAAATGGAGGCATCGGTCCAGCAAGCAGAAAATGACCGGAAGTTGAGAGAAATGCGAGTCGATGCAGATATTTCAGTAGAAAATCAGCGAAAATCCCTGATTCAACTTCGTACCGCCAATGAGAAAAAACAAGCAGAGACCAAGGGTTTTGTGCTGGAAGCAACACTCAAACCCTATAAAGATCTGGATTGGAAAACCTTGATGGCTTTGGGGAATAATGCAGATCCCAAGCTAAATATAGCATTGGCTTTCCGTGAACTGGCTGAGAATGCAGACAAAATTGGCAATCTCAATATTAGTCCTGAATTGCTGGAAAGTATATTGCAATCCGGTGGGAGAGGAGGGCGGAAATGA
- a CDS encoding GNAT family protein gives MAGEIIFETSRLRIREYLFSDLNAIHEYASKAEVVQYQNWGPNRLEDSRQFLAEVMNWPKQNPRMSYGFCIASKPDNHCMGGCGIYLNKEGLDKAKIGYILNPKFWKQGYTTEATQELARYASEELKIGLVEATCDVRNIASKRVLEKSGFELDRLLEKHYLQKGIMRDSYLYRYLGSAST, from the coding sequence ATGGCTGGTGAAATCATTTTCGAAACCTCAAGGCTCCGGATACGCGAATATTTGTTTTCTGATCTCAACGCTATTCATGAATACGCCTCCAAAGCTGAAGTTGTTCAGTATCAGAACTGGGGACCCAATCGTTTGGAAGATAGCCGACAATTTTTAGCTGAGGTCATGAACTGGCCAAAACAAAATCCGCGCATGAGTTATGGTTTTTGTATTGCTTCGAAACCAGACAATCATTGTATGGGGGGATGTGGGATTTATTTGAATAAAGAGGGCCTGGATAAAGCCAAGATCGGCTATATCTTGAATCCAAAATTCTGGAAGCAGGGCTATACAACAGAAGCTACTCAAGAACTTGCTCGTTATGCCAGCGAAGAGCTGAAGATTGGGCTTGTTGAAGCAACCTGTGATGTGAGAAATATTGCTTCAAAGCGTGTCCTGGAAAAATCCGGATTTGAGCTGGATCGTTTGCTTGAGAAACACTATCTCCAAAAAGGAATTATGCGGGACAGCTATCTGTATCGCTATCTTGGTTCAGCTAGCACATAA
- a CDS encoding SGNH/GDSL hydrolase family protein — translation MNLRYLLGSLISLPLLPLIYIQSLRIRAKVPQLPEAEESRGMQIKKSGSGQRILFLGESTVAGIGIKKHEDGIAGTFAREYSDYTGENVSWRVYAKSGYTAEEVYNQILPNIEESKVDLFVIGLGGNDAFTLNSPGNWIKNIEKIINHLQKKYPDTAIAFLNMPPIKLFPAFTPQIKFVLGNLVEILGDELEAYVAKRENVYYYAKRVSAEDWSERLGVEASAEDLFSDGVHPAKITYQLWAQDMLRYLVEETDFESRIRVIA, via the coding sequence ATGAACCTTAGATACCTGTTGGGATCACTCATTTCCCTCCCACTTCTTCCGCTAATTTATATTCAGTCTCTCAGAATCCGCGCAAAGGTGCCTCAATTACCAGAAGCAGAAGAGAGCCGAGGCATGCAGATCAAAAAATCAGGCTCAGGGCAACGTATTCTATTTTTAGGGGAAAGTACAGTTGCTGGTATAGGAATAAAAAAACATGAAGACGGGATCGCAGGGACCTTTGCCCGAGAATATTCTGATTATACGGGAGAAAATGTATCCTGGAGGGTGTATGCAAAAAGTGGGTATACGGCTGAAGAGGTCTATAATCAGATCCTTCCGAATATAGAAGAATCGAAGGTTGACCTTTTTGTCATTGGTTTAGGAGGAAATGATGCCTTTACCCTAAATTCTCCGGGAAACTGGATCAAGAATATCGAAAAGATCATCAATCACCTACAGAAAAAATATCCCGATACAGCTATTGCTTTCCTCAATATGCCTCCCATCAAATTATTTCCAGCCTTTACGCCGCAAATCAAGTTCGTCCTGGGAAACCTGGTAGAAATTCTGGGGGATGAATTGGAAGCTTATGTAGCTAAGCGCGAAAATGTGTATTATTATGCAAAGCGGGTGAGTGCAGAAGACTGGAGTGAAAGATTAGGAGTAGAGGCGAGTGCAGAGGATTTGTTTAGCGATGGCGTGCACCCCGCAAAGATCACCTATCAACTCTGGGCGCAAGATATGCTCAGGTATTTGGTAGAAGAAACAGACTTCGAAAGCAGGATCAGAGTGATAGCTTGA